The following is a genomic window from Halichoerus grypus chromosome 5, mHalGry1.hap1.1, whole genome shotgun sequence.
tGGGGAGAACAAGTATCAGGGAGAAGAGACCGGAGGTATTCCTGGAtctcacagatacagaaaaaacgCATTACAGGAACACTCAAAGTTACTTCCTTGCTTCCTGTCCCATCCACAGAAAACTTTGCCCACTGAAGTCAGACTTAACTAGGGTTCCATGAGCCAGTAAGCACTTGGCCTATtaccagggctgggggcaggaggaaagtCGAGATTCCCCAAAGAGGCGGCCCAGGAGCCCCCCAAGGAGGTGGTCCACCAGAGTTGCTCCCAGGTCTGCACCGTCCTCGCTGGCAATGCCGAGAGAGAtagctcaatctctctctcctctaagGAGGCCCAGGGAAGTCCAGGGTCACCATCATCTGAAGTCACTTTCCAAAAAGGACCATATCATCATCTATTCCAGGATTGAAGAGGGAATGGCTATGGCTACAGCTCCAAAGCGAGCCTGGCCCCCATGGCCCCctctcctgttcctgctcctcctgcccggAGGGAGCTGTGGCGGGTGCCCTGCTGTCTGTGACTGCACCTCCCAGCCCCGGGCAGTGCTCTGTGCCCATCGGCGACTGGAGGCCGTGCCTGGGGGACTCCCACTGGACACTGAGCTCCTGGACCTGAGTGGGAATCGCCTGTGGGGGCTTCAGCAGGGCATGCTCTCCCGCCTGGGCCTGCTCCGGGAGCTGGACCTCAGCTACAACCAGCTGTCCACCCTGGAGCCTGGAGCCTTCCACGGCCTCCAAAGCCTACTCACCCTGAGGCTGCAGGGCAATCGGCTGCGGATCATGGGGCCTGGGGTCTTCTCGGGCCTGTCTGCCCTCCGGCTGCTGGACCTCCGCCTCAACCAGATTGTCCTGTTCCTTGACGGAGCATTTGGGGAGCTGGGCAGCCTCCAGCAGCTGGAGGTGGGGGACAACCACCTGGTGTTTGTGGCTCCAGGGGCCTTTGCAGGGCTGGCCAAGCTGAGCACCTTCACGCTGGAACGCTGCAacctcagcacagtgcctggcctggCCCTGGCCCGCCTCCCGGCACTGGTGGCCCTAAGGCTTCGAGAACTGGATATCGGGAGGCTGCCAGCCGGGGCACTCCGGGGGCTGGGGcagctaaaggagctggagatCCACCACTGGCCATCACTGGAGGCTCTGGAGCCTGGGAGCCTGGTTGGGCTCAATCTCAGCAGCCTGGCCATCACCCGCTGCAATCTGAGCTCGGTGCCCTTCCAGGCGCTCCACCACCTGAGcttcctcagggtcctggatctaTCTCAGAACCCCATCTCAGCCATCCCAGCCCGGAGGCTCAGTCCTCTGGTGCGGCTCCAGGAGCTGCGACTGTCGGGCGCGGGCCTCACCTCCATCGCCGCCCACGCCTTCCACGGCCTGACTGCTTTCCACCTCCTAGACGTGGCGGACAATGCCCTTCAGACTCTAGAGGAAACGGCCTTCCCTTCTCCGGACAAACTCGTCACCCTGAGGCTGTCTGGCAACCCCCTGACCTGTGACTGCCGCCTCCTCTGGCTGTTACGGCGCCGCGGCCGCCTGGACTTCGGCTCCTCGCCCCCGGCCTGTGCCGGCCCACAGCCCGTGCAGGGCAAGAGCCTGAGGGAGTTTTCAGACATCCTACCTCCTGGGCACTTCACTTGCCAGCCGGCCCTGATCCGGAAGTCCGGGCCGCGGTGGGTCATTGCAGAGCAGGGGGGGCATGCTGTTTTCTCCTGCTCTGGAGACGGGGACCCAGCCCCGACTGTCTCCTGGATGAGACCTCAGGGGGCTTGGCTGGGAAGGGCTGGGCGAGTGAGGGTCCTAGAGGATGGGACGCTGGAGATCCGCTCAGTGCAGCTACAGGACAGAGGGGCCTATGTCTGTGTGGTCAGCAATGTTGCTGGGAATGACTCCCTGAGGACCTGGCTAGAAGTAATCCAAGTTGAACCACCAAATGGCACTCTCTCTGACCCCAATATCACCACGCCAGGGATCCCAGGGCCCTTCATCCTGGACAGCAGAGGTGTTGCTATGGTGCTGGCAGTtggcttcctccccttcctcacctcAGTGACCCTCTGCTTTGGCCTCATTGCCCTCTGGAGCAAGGGCAAAGGCCGGGTCAAACATCACATGACCTTTGACTTTGTGGCACCTCGGCCCTCTGGGGATAAGAACTCTGGGGGTAACCGGGTCACTGCCAAGCTCTTCTGACCTTTCCTTCCACATTGGGAATTCCAGCCAAGCCAGCTTCAgataccaaaagagaaaaaagaaaaccaaggctgcTTGCACCAGAACCTAGTCCCACACCTGCCCGCATCGTGCCAGCAGCTAATGACACCTCCCGATGGtctgcctccccctgcttttgcagTTTGAGGGTCCCAGGGGGCAGGAGATGCAAATCCACAgtcagcccagccctgcccaccca
Proteins encoded in this region:
- the LINGO4 gene encoding leucine-rich repeat and immunoglobulin-like domain-containing nogo receptor-interacting protein 4, which codes for MLSGSFLYLGLGSSGHSSQSGHSGRGRRGVRHAGRYSTPHPPRGAASAGRSPALDRCSVQPDAALQLLRIEEGMAMATAPKRAWPPWPPLLFLLLLPGGSCGGCPAVCDCTSQPRAVLCAHRRLEAVPGGLPLDTELLDLSGNRLWGLQQGMLSRLGLLRELDLSYNQLSTLEPGAFHGLQSLLTLRLQGNRLRIMGPGVFSGLSALRLLDLRLNQIVLFLDGAFGELGSLQQLEVGDNHLVFVAPGAFAGLAKLSTFTLERCNLSTVPGLALARLPALVALRLRELDIGRLPAGALRGLGQLKELEIHHWPSLEALEPGSLVGLNLSSLAITRCNLSSVPFQALHHLSFLRVLDLSQNPISAIPARRLSPLVRLQELRLSGAGLTSIAAHAFHGLTAFHLLDVADNALQTLEETAFPSPDKLVTLRLSGNPLTCDCRLLWLLRRRGRLDFGSSPPACAGPQPVQGKSLREFSDILPPGHFTCQPALIRKSGPRWVIAEQGGHAVFSCSGDGDPAPTVSWMRPQGAWLGRAGRVRVLEDGTLEIRSVQLQDRGAYVCVVSNVAGNDSLRTWLEVIQVEPPNGTLSDPNITTPGIPGPFILDSRGVAMVLAVGFLPFLTSVTLCFGLIALWSKGKGRVKHHMTFDFVAPRPSGDKNSGGNRVTAKLF